Proteins encoded by one window of Paenibacillus sp. DCT19:
- a CDS encoding carbohydrate ABC transporter permease — MSNPSTVEKTISYIFLILVGVLLASPFLYMISIALASDATTVKSAFTFIPLEFQWSNFYTIFTNNNLGTYLKNSIIITVFTIIGSVLSASIVSYGFARIKARGSRFLFIVLLSTMMIPGEVTMVPQFIIFRHLDWINTFYPLIVPSFFAGAFNVFLIRQFVMSIPKSLDEAAMIDGMGHPGIYWKIIMPLTYPILAAIAIFSFSYNWGNFMGPLIYINDPEKMPLALGVQLLTTVGGGQMPPWNLVMIASLFLTIPMVLVYLFGQRYVYEANISGGSSGIK, encoded by the coding sequence ATGAGTAATCCATCGACTGTCGAGAAGACGATATCCTACATTTTTCTGATTCTGGTCGGGGTGCTGCTGGCTTCCCCTTTCCTGTACATGATCTCTATTGCACTGGCGAGTGACGCAACGACGGTAAAATCAGCCTTTACGTTTATTCCACTCGAATTCCAATGGTCGAACTTCTACACCATCTTTACGAACAATAATCTTGGCACTTATCTGAAAAACTCTATTATTATCACGGTATTCACGATTATCGGATCTGTATTGTCTGCATCGATCGTATCGTATGGATTCGCGCGAATTAAAGCGAGAGGCAGTCGTTTCTTATTTATCGTGCTGCTCAGCACAATGATGATTCCAGGTGAGGTTACGATGGTGCCGCAATTTATCATCTTCCGTCATCTGGACTGGATTAATACCTTCTATCCACTGATCGTACCAAGCTTCTTCGCGGGTGCGTTCAACGTATTCCTGATCCGGCAATTTGTTATGAGTATTCCAAAATCACTGGATGAAGCAGCGATGATTGACGGCATGGGTCATCCGGGGATCTACTGGAAAATTATTATGCCGCTGACCTATCCAATATTGGCTGCTATCGCTATTTTCTCGTTCTCCTATAACTGGGGGAACTTCATGGGGCCGCTCATTTATATCAATGATCCGGAGAAAATGCCACTTGCCCTTGGTGTTCAACTTCTGACAACCGTTGGTGGCGGGCAGATGCCTCCATGGAACTTAGTCATGATCGCTTCGCTATTCCTAACGATTCCGATGGTACTCGTTTATCTATTCGGACAACGTTATGTATATGAAGCAAACATTAGCGGAGGCAGCAGCGGTATCAAGTAA